A segment of the Actinomycetota bacterium genome:
CATGGCCGTCTGCTGGCGTCCACTCCACGCCCAGTGTCCGGACGAGTTGCCGCTGGTAGGTGGCCCGGTAGATGGCGTCGGCGGCCAGCCGATGCCGATACAGATCCCCGCCGTCCAACGCCGTCCAGCGTCCATCCGGCCCCTGGACCCGGTTGGCGATCACCAGGTGGGTATGCAGGAGCGGGTCGCCCTCTCTGGACGTCCGGTGGTCGAACCCGACCGCCAACAACCCCTGTCCGGACACGTGCTGGACACCGCCGTGGCCGCGGCGGGCCCCAAGGTGCTCGTCCAGGTAGGCGACCGCCTCGGCCAGCCCGGCGTGATGGGCGGCCAGCACCGCCCGGCCGGTGGCCGGGCCACTGAGGCCGTAGAGGATCGACACGCTCTTGGTCGGCCGCAGAACCACATCAAAGCCAGGCACGGCATTGCGGCCGTGGGGCCGACCAAGTAGCTCCCTAGTCGTGGGGTGGCGGCCTTCGAACATGGCCTGGAACCCGGCCGGCGATGCTTCGCCCTGCAGCCCAAGGGTAGCGGCGCCGGCGCCGTACCACCGGCCTGGACTCTCACCGTGGCCGGACAGGTACTGTTCGTGGTCGGTGGCCAGCTCGCGGGTGTAATACTCCTCCCGGCCCACCGAGAGCTTGGCGATGTCGGCCACCACCCCGCCGCTCCCCTCCCGCCTTGGTTAGCGCGAGCGAACGCACCCCTGGTGCATTGCTTTCCTCGGATAGATTCGGGTCGAGAGTAGAACGCTTCGGTGGCCGTCATCCGTTATGGCAAGCGCCTTCGTGGGGCTGATCAAGGGTTGAGCGCAGGGCGTCACAAGTAGGGACGGGTACGGCACAGGCCGGGTTCGATGACAGGCTGCAGCCCGCGAATGACGTAGCTGCTCGCACGGCCTTCCATGCGTGCTGCACAGAGGTCCGTCCGGTCAAGTCGTCCG
Coding sequences within it:
- the mobF gene encoding MobF family relaxase, yielding MVADIAKLSVGREEYYTRELATDHEQYLSGHGESPGRWYGAGAATLGLQGEASPAGFQAMFEGRHPTTRELLGRPHGRNAVPGFDVVLRPTKSVSILYGLSGPATGRAVLAAHHAGLAEAVAYLDEHLGARRGHGGVQHVSGQGLLAVGFDHRTSREGDPLLHTHLVIANRVQGPDGRWTALDGGDLYRHRLAADAIYRATYQRQLVRTLGVEWTPADGH